The following coding sequences lie in one Desulfonatronum thiodismutans genomic window:
- a CDS encoding DUF4382 domain-containing protein, translating into MRMFQRPLFGALICCAIILLTMSGQARAGTLQFFANGEELATEGFLAPKLTKDGWTLTFSHIFVNLAEITAYQADPPYDAHKGGPVSAKAQVALEGTHVVDLVMDAGDEPPVLVGEAANAPAGHYNAISWKMAKANGGPLAGYSMVLTGKAEKDGQVVNFQLYSGEERTYRCGEFVGDERKGFLEQGGLADLEMTFHLDHVFGRADKPADDQMNVDALGFAPFSDGAKKHDLKLKGLHIGHAGEGHCSVEWH; encoded by the coding sequence ATGCGCATGTTCCAACGGCCCCTGTTCGGGGCGCTTATCTGCTGTGCGATTATCCTGCTGACCATGTCCGGTCAGGCCCGGGCCGGAACCTTGCAGTTTTTCGCCAATGGCGAGGAACTGGCCACTGAGGGGTTCCTGGCCCCCAAGCTGACCAAGGACGGTTGGACCCTGACCTTCAGCCATATCTTCGTCAACCTGGCCGAAATCACGGCCTATCAGGCCGATCCGCCGTATGACGCGCACAAGGGCGGTCCCGTTTCCGCCAAAGCCCAGGTCGCTTTGGAGGGGACGCATGTCGTCGATCTGGTCATGGATGCGGGAGATGAGCCACCAGTCCTGGTTGGCGAGGCAGCCAATGCGCCCGCGGGTCATTACAACGCCATTTCCTGGAAAATGGCCAAGGCCAACGGTGGTCCGCTGGCCGGATACTCCATGGTCTTGACCGGCAAGGCGGAAAAGGACGGGCAGGTCGTCAACTTCCAGCTCTATTCCGGCGAAGAGCGGACCTATCGCTGCGGGGAATTCGTGGGTGATGAGCGCAAGGGCTTTCTGGAGCAGGGCGGGTTGGCCGATCTGGAAATGACCTTCCATCTTGACCATGTTTTCGGTCGGGCCGACAAGCCCGCGGACGACCAGATGAACGTCGATGCCCTTGGTTTTGCTCCTTTCAGCGACGGTGCAAAGAAACACGACCTCAAGCTCAAGGGCCTGCACATCGGCCATGCCGGCGAAGGGCATTGCAGCGTGGAGTGGCATTAG